The segment GCTTCGGCGAGCGGCACGAACACGCGCTCACGGTCGGCGCCGGCGAGCGCGGCAATGCCCGCATCGAGCGACGGCGCGCGCCAGAACGCGACGAGCGCGCGCGGCCCCTGCCGCTTCGCGCGGACCAGCAGCCAGGCTTTCATGAAGAGGAAGCACCAGCTGGCGACGGACATCGCCAGCAGCACATAGGCGACCGCATGCGTGATCGCATCGCCGCTTTCGAGGTAGTGGACAACGCCGGTGGGAATCGCCATCGGAGTTTCCCCGTTGTGTCAGCGCAGGCCGAGCACGTCCTGCATGTCGAACAGGCCGGCGCCGCGCGCCGACAGGAAACGGACCGCGCGCAGCGCGCCCTGCGCGTACGACACGCGGCTCGACGACTTGTGCGTGATCTCGATGCGCTCGCCGATCCCGGCGAACAGCACGGTGTGATCGCCGACGATGTCGCCGCCGCGCACCGCGGCAAAGCCGATCGACGACGGATCGCGCTCGCCCGTCACGCCATGACGGCCGTACACCGCGCAATCGTCGAGCGAGCGCCCGAGCGCGCCGGCGACGGCTTCGCCCATCATCAGCGCGGTGCCCGACGGCGCGTCGACCTTGTGGCGGTGATGCGCCTCGATGATCTCGATGTCGTAGCCGTGCGAGAAATGCTTTGCCGCGAATTCGAGCAGCTTCAGCGTGACGTTCACGCCGACGCTCATGTTCGCCGCGAACACGATGCCGATCTTGCCCGCAGCGGCCTGCAGTTCGGCCTTCTGCTCGGCGGTGAAGCCGGTCGTGCCGATCACGAGCTTCACGTCATGGCGCAGCGCGGCCTCGATGTGCGCGATCGTGCCTTCCGGACGCGTGAAATCGATCAGGTAGTCGGCCTGCGCGAACACGGCGTCGAGGTCGTCGGTCAGCTTGACCC is part of the Burkholderia pyrrocinia genome and harbors:
- the dapB gene encoding 4-hydroxy-tetrahydrodipicolinate reductase — its product is MKIAIAGASGRMGRMLIEAVLNDPDTQLVGALDRADSPFLGQDAGAFLGKETGVKLTDDLDAVFAQADYLIDFTRPEGTIAHIEAALRHDVKLVIGTTGFTAEQKAELQAAAGKIGIVFAANMSVGVNVTLKLLEFAAKHFSHGYDIEIIEAHHRHKVDAPSGTALMMGEAVAGALGRSLDDCAVYGRHGVTGERDPSSIGFAAVRGGDIVGDHTVLFAGIGERIEITHKSSSRVSYAQGALRAVRFLSARGAGLFDMQDVLGLR